From Juglans regia cultivar Chandler chromosome 6, Walnut 2.0, whole genome shotgun sequence, the proteins below share one genomic window:
- the LOC109006214 gene encoding G-type lectin S-receptor-like serine/threonine-protein kinase At1g67520 has translation MNPDSTQTIDNKDPKGDNNQKQWWRLLVFSYTDIEKATKAFSFENKIGEGGFGPVYKGVLANGQEIAVKLLSIGSKQGFEEFKNEVILTAKLQHVNLVRVLGFCIERDEQMLIYEYMPNKSLDLYLFDLTRRLLLGWNERVHIIGGITERLLYLQEYSRFTIIHRDLKASNILLDNKMKPKISDFGMAKIFTKDEHEANTGRVVGTYGYIPPEYIRRGLYSVKSDVYSFGVLLLQIISGQKNGSCNDLTENLTLLEYAYDLWKSGKGMEFMDQSLDDTHSSYKLITCMQIALLCVQEKAIDRPSMLEVSSMLKGETAALAIPKKPAYSKGNEDEEKKSEWQQEYCSINDVTISEMLAQS, from the exons ATGAATCCAGATTCAACTCAAACGATTGATAACAAGGATCCTAAGGGTGATAACAATCAGAAGCAATGGTGGAGATTACTC GTCTTTAGTTATACAGATATTGAGAAGGCTACAAAAgcattttcatttgaaaataagataGGAGAGGGTGGTTTTGGTCCCGTTTACAAG GGTGTATTAGCAAATGGACAGGAAATAGCAGTGAAATTACTTTCCATAGGCTCTAAACAAGGATTTGAGGAGTTCAAGAATGAAGTTATACTCACAGCAAAACTGCAGCATGTTAATCTTGTGAGGGTTTTGGGATTTTGCATTGAAAGGGATGAACAAATGCTAATCTATGAGTATATGCCTAACAAAAGCTTGGACTTGTACCTCTTTG ACCTTACCAGACGATTGCTTTTGGGTTGGAATGAACGTGTTCATATCATTGGAGGGATTACTGAAAGACTACTGTATCTTCAAGAATACTCAAGATTCACTATAATCCACCGAGACTTAAAAGCAAGCAACATTTTACTTGACAACAAGATGAAGCCTAAGatatcagattttggcatggctaaaattttcacaaaagaTGAACATGAAGCAAACACGGGTCGGGTTGTTGGAACGTA TGGTTACATTCCTCCTGAATATATTAGACGAGGCTTGTACTCTGTTAAATCCGATGTCTACAGCTTTGGAGTTCTGCTACTACAGATCATAAGTGGCCAGAAGAATGGCAGTTGTAATGATCTGACTGAAAATTTAACCCTTCTAGAATAT GCATATGACCTGTGGAAATCTGGAAAAGGCATGGAGTTCATGGACCAGTCTTTGGATGATACACATTCATCATATAAATTAATCACATGCATGCAAATAGCTCTTTTATGTGTTCAAGAAAAGGCAATTGATAGACCATCCATGTTGGAAGTTTCTTCAATGCTGAAAGGTGAAACTGCTGCTCTTGCAATCCCCAAAAAGCCAGCGTattcaaaaggaaatgaagatgaggaaaagaaatctgaatGGCAGCAAGAATATTGTTCCATCAATGATGTAACAATCTCCGAAATGCTAGCTCAATCATAA